Proteins encoded together in one Streptomyces umbrinus window:
- a CDS encoding IS110 family transposase produces MLLIGDDWAEDHHDIEVQDEAGRKLAAARLPEGVQGIAKLHELLAKHGGRDLDPAAVVMGIETDRGSWVQTLIASGYQVYAINPRQVARFKERYGTSGAKSDKGDAHALADMVRIDRDQLRPVAGDSEQAQAVKVVARAHQTMIWERTRTFQRLRSTLREYFPAALSAYADLELTSTDALELLIKAPTPAVGAKLTRTQITAVLARHRRRHRDAKAATIQTALREPQLGLPEPVTAAYAATATAHARLIIALNEQIAALEVQVKAHFLAHPDAEIYLSMPGIAEITGARVLAEFGDDPSRYASAKARKNYAGTSPVTRASGKSRTVQARYVRNNRLADALQRQAFAALRASPGARHYYDKQRARETGYNPALRQVGNRLVGILHGCLKTRTHYDEATAWSHHTHTHAA; encoded by the coding sequence TTGCTGCTGATCGGCGATGACTGGGCCGAAGACCATCATGACATCGAGGTCCAGGACGAGGCAGGCCGGAAACTCGCTGCGGCGAGGCTGCCGGAGGGCGTGCAGGGGATCGCGAAGCTGCACGAGCTCCTCGCGAAGCACGGTGGCAGGGACCTGGATCCGGCTGCGGTGGTGATGGGGATTGAGACTGACCGGGGCTCGTGGGTGCAGACCCTGATCGCCTCCGGCTACCAGGTCTACGCCATCAACCCGAGGCAGGTCGCCCGGTTCAAGGAGCGGTACGGCACGTCCGGCGCGAAGAGTGACAAGGGCGACGCGCACGCGCTCGCGGACATGGTCCGTATCGACCGGGACCAACTGCGGCCCGTCGCCGGCGACAGTGAGCAGGCCCAGGCCGTCAAGGTCGTCGCCCGTGCCCACCAGACCATGATCTGGGAACGTACCCGCACTTTCCAGCGTCTGCGCAGCACGCTGCGGGAGTACTTCCCCGCCGCCCTGTCCGCTTACGCAGACCTGGAGCTGACCAGCACGGACGCCCTGGAACTGCTGATCAAGGCGCCCACCCCCGCAGTCGGGGCGAAGCTGACGCGCACCCAGATCACCGCGGTCCTGGCCCGTCACCGCCGCCGCCACCGCGACGCGAAGGCCGCGACCATTCAGACCGCCCTGCGCGAGCCGCAGCTGGGCCTGCCCGAGCCCGTCACGGCCGCCTACGCGGCCACCGCCACCGCCCACGCACGGCTGATCATCGCGCTGAATGAGCAGATAGCCGCGCTGGAAGTACAGGTGAAGGCCCATTTTCTGGCGCACCCGGATGCTGAGATCTACCTCTCGATGCCCGGCATCGCAGAGATCACCGGCGCCCGGGTGCTCGCCGAGTTCGGAGACGACCCCAGCCGCTACGCGTCCGCGAAGGCCCGCAAGAACTACGCCGGCACCAGCCCCGTCACCCGGGCCTCCGGCAAGAGCCGCACCGTCCAGGCCCGTTACGTCCGCAACAACCGCCTCGCCGACGCCCTCCAGCGCCAGGCATTCGCAGCCCTGCGCGCCTCACCCGGCGCCCGCCACTACTACGACAAGCAACGCGCCCGCGAAACGGGTTACAACCCGGCCCTCCGCCAGGTCGGCAACCGCCTCGTCGGCATCCTCCACGGCTGCCTCAAAACCCGCACCCACTACGACGAAGCGACCGCCTGGTCACACCACACCCACACCCATGCCGCTTGA
- a CDS encoding fused MFS/spermidine synthase: MTGSSSSSVAEGPSRSQGLGPRAAAALVFGSSAAVLVVEIVALRLLAPYLGLTLETSTMVIGIALTAIALGSWLGGLIADQVDPRRLIGPSLGVSGAVVALTPAVLRTSAEWAPALLLLIAALTILVPGALLSAVTPIVTKLRLTSLAETGTVVGRLSGVGTVGAIFGTVLTGFVLVSRLSVSGILIGLGTLLVAGAALVEWRTRGWSGTPALTLVVVAGGLATTVAPGACDTETKYHCARVVADPDRDSGRTLVLDGLRHSYVDMDDPTFLEFAYVRAIASVVDAAFPEGEPLVAHHLGGGGLTFPRYLAATRPGTRSLVSEIDSGVVRINREQLGLGPGAGIDVRAEDGRLGLRRLDAGSRDLVVGDAFGGVSVPWHLTTVEAMTDVRRVLDEDGLYVANLIDHGGMDFARAEVATLSETFEHVAVVGEPADIGLAPTAAPEGGNLVVLASDRPVDLRAAQEALNSRQTGWKTSTGDDLTSWIGDAQPLTDDYAPVDQLLQPSSTRSSRSSSLNSPTSRPGSR; encoded by the coding sequence GTGACCGGATCGTCGTCCTCGTCTGTTGCCGAGGGCCCGTCTCGTAGTCAGGGTCTGGGTCCCCGGGCCGCTGCCGCGCTTGTGTTCGGGTCCTCGGCCGCGGTTCTTGTGGTGGAGATCGTCGCCCTGCGGCTGCTGGCTCCCTACCTGGGCCTCACCCTTGAGACCAGCACGATGGTGATCGGCATCGCCCTCACGGCGATCGCCCTCGGCTCGTGGCTCGGTGGGCTCATCGCCGACCAGGTCGATCCGCGTCGGCTCATAGGTCCCTCGCTCGGGGTGTCGGGAGCGGTCGTTGCGCTCACCCCCGCCGTGCTGCGCACCTCCGCGGAGTGGGCACCGGCGCTGCTCCTGCTGATCGCGGCGCTGACCATACTTGTGCCGGGCGCGCTGCTTTCCGCGGTGACGCCGATCGTGACGAAGTTACGTCTCACCAGCCTCGCCGAGACCGGAACGGTGGTCGGCCGGCTGTCCGGCGTCGGTACCGTCGGCGCCATTTTCGGCACCGTCCTCACCGGCTTCGTCCTCGTGTCGCGGTTGTCGGTCAGCGGCATCCTGATCGGCCTCGGAACACTGCTGGTGGCCGGCGCGGCGCTGGTCGAGTGGCGAACGCGCGGGTGGAGCGGCACCCCTGCCCTCACACTCGTGGTCGTCGCCGGCGGCCTCGCCACCACGGTCGCGCCCGGTGCCTGCGACACGGAGACCAAGTACCACTGCGCCCGGGTCGTCGCGGACCCCGACCGGGACAGCGGCCGGACACTCGTTCTGGACGGCTTGCGGCACTCCTACGTCGACATGGACGACCCGACCTTCCTGGAGTTCGCGTACGTGCGCGCCATCGCGTCGGTGGTCGATGCCGCCTTTCCCGAAGGCGAGCCACTGGTCGCCCACCACCTGGGCGGCGGCGGGCTCACCTTTCCCCGTTACCTCGCGGCCACCCGGCCCGGGACGCGCAGCCTTGTGTCCGAGATCGACAGCGGGGTCGTACGCATCAACCGCGAGCAACTCGGTCTGGGACCGGGCGCCGGTATCGACGTACGCGCCGAGGACGGCAGGCTCGGCCTGCGGCGGCTGGACGCCGGCAGTCGTGACCTCGTCGTCGGCGACGCCTTCGGGGGCGTCAGCGTGCCGTGGCACCTCACCACGGTGGAGGCGATGACGGACGTACGGCGGGTGCTCGACGAGGACGGCCTGTACGTCGCCAACCTCATCGACCACGGCGGTATGGACTTCGCACGTGCCGAAGTGGCCACCCTCAGCGAGACCTTCGAGCATGTGGCCGTGGTCGGCGAACCCGCCGATATCGGCCTCGCCCCGACCGCCGCCCCCGAGGGTGGCAATCTGGTGGTGCTCGCCTCCGACCGGCCGGTCGACCTGCGCGCGGCCCAGGAAGCGCTGAACTCCCGGCAGACCGGCTGGAAGACCTCCACCGGCGACGACCTCACCTCCTGGATCGGCGATGCCCAACCGCTCACCGACGACTACGCACCCGTCGACCAGCTCCTCCAGCCCTCCAGCACACGGAGCAGCCGCAGCAGCAGTCTGAACTCCCCGACTTCGCGGCCCGGTTCGCGGTAG
- a CDS encoding RNA polymerase sigma factor: MGQARQSRRVQTYDGELGAAVARAQDGDETAFAVAYRIVQPGLLGYLRGFVGEDAEDVASDAWLEIARDLGRFKGDGAGFRGWTATIARHRALDHLRRQRVRPRSGGTEQDVLNLPGPHSTHDEALETLSTERALELVRGLPKDQAEAVLLRVVVGLDGTAAARVLGKRPGAVRSAAHRGLKRLAHQLGVGGRAAEGVTDEAARTLGESK, from the coding sequence TTGGGCCAGGCACGGCAATCCCGCCGCGTACAGACGTACGACGGGGAATTGGGCGCGGCGGTCGCGCGGGCCCAGGACGGGGACGAGACCGCCTTCGCGGTCGCGTACCGGATCGTGCAGCCGGGCCTGCTCGGCTATCTGCGCGGATTCGTCGGCGAGGACGCGGAGGACGTGGCGTCCGACGCCTGGCTGGAGATCGCCCGTGACCTGGGACGGTTCAAGGGGGACGGGGCCGGTTTCCGCGGCTGGACGGCGACCATCGCCCGGCACCGGGCACTGGACCATCTGCGCCGCCAGCGCGTGCGGCCCCGGTCGGGAGGGACCGAACAGGACGTACTGAACCTGCCCGGCCCGCACAGCACCCATGACGAGGCACTGGAGACCCTCTCCACCGAGCGGGCCCTGGAACTGGTCCGCGGGCTGCCGAAGGACCAGGCCGAGGCCGTGCTCCTGCGAGTCGTTGTCGGCCTGGACGGTACCGCCGCCGCGCGCGTCCTCGGCAAGCGCCCGGGAGCGGTGCGCAGCGCCGCCCACCGGGGTCTGAAACGCCTCGCCCACCAGTTGGGCGTCGGGGGCCGGGCGGCAGAGGGTGTGACGGATGAGGCGGCCCGGACGCTGGGGGAGTCGAAGTGA
- a CDS encoding DUF1877 family protein — protein sequence MPPPALRNSATWLERRFGDASDTVRHRVDRHREDVLDKRYLDQELLYAGDPPHRAEHRPQAQVVLGGRPVFHPDRYKPPFLVLTAGQAQRVARFLTMADFDALWVFARDELLPRYGGVTAEPDTRGVFAAAHRELTEFYTQTAARGDAVVKWLPA from the coding sequence GTGCCGCCCCCGGCACTGCGCAACAGCGCGACCTGGCTGGAACGGAGGTTCGGGGACGCCTCGGACACCGTCCGGCACCGCGTCGACCGGCACCGCGAGGATGTGCTGGACAAGCGATATCTGGACCAGGAACTCCTCTACGCCGGCGATCCCCCGCACCGCGCGGAGCATCGACCCCAGGCCCAGGTGGTGCTCGGCGGTCGGCCGGTGTTCCACCCCGATCGGTACAAGCCGCCGTTCCTGGTGCTGACGGCGGGCCAGGCGCAGCGGGTGGCCAGGTTCCTGACGATGGCCGACTTCGACGCGCTGTGGGTCTTCGCCCGCGACGAACTGCTGCCGCGCTACGGCGGCGTCACCGCAGAGCCCGACACGCGGGGCGTTTTCGCGGCGGCGCATCGGGAGCTGACGGAGTTCTACACGCAGACGGCCGCGCGCGGAGACGCGGTGGTGAAGTGGCTGCCGGCCTGA
- a CDS encoding carboxymuconolactone decarboxylase — MSTASDTPVLDTLAAMTVDSLERCGLSPPGDTLILTRICRARGLGRAPISYLAHIDPALRADLTAAQPQDVLVAIAPIVGTARVMTAAGNIAEALGVAIAVADAEARG; from the coding sequence ATGTCCACAGCATCCGACACCCCTGTCCTGGACACCCTCGCCGCCATGACCGTCGACTCTCTTGAGCGCTGCGGTCTCTCTCCCCCCGGGGACACCCTCATCCTCACTCGCATTTGCCGCGCTCGCGGCCTCGGACGCGCCCCCATCTCCTACCTCGCCCACATCGACCCCGCCCTCAGGGCCGACCTGACCGCCGCTCAGCCGCAGGATGTCCTGGTTGCCATCGCCCCCATCGTGGGCACAGCGCGAGTGATGACGGCGGCGGGCAACATCGCCGAGGCGCTGGGTGTCGCGATCGCGGTCGCCGACGCCGAGGCCAGGGGCTGA
- a CDS encoding type II toxin-antitoxin system VapB family antitoxin has product MSVTQIDIDDDALERAMALSKVRTKKEAVNLALHFYAEQQERAARISRHFERAREWGAVEDAEHLHRAEKHSR; this is encoded by the coding sequence ATGTCCGTGACCCAGATCGACATCGACGACGACGCCCTGGAACGCGCCATGGCTCTGTCCAAGGTCAGGACCAAGAAAGAGGCGGTCAATCTCGCTCTGCACTTCTACGCCGAGCAGCAGGAGCGTGCGGCGCGCATCAGCCGTCACTTCGAGCGCGCGCGTGAGTGGGGTGCCGTCGAGGACGCCGAGCACCTGCACCGGGCGGAGAAGCACAGCCGGTGA
- a CDS encoding PIN domain-containing protein, translated as MIYLLDTSGLVRLLRDPKLQSAWYDAIDAGAIASCYVQRAEFLYSARNGREYDEIAEMFTDLYPDASVPKNAGRWISAVQHRMAQAGEHRSASAVDLIIAATAAHHGLAVLHDDADYRAIVRHASDVTEHNVHDIA; from the coding sequence GTGATCTACTTGCTCGACACGTCCGGCCTGGTCCGGCTGCTCCGCGATCCAAAACTGCAATCGGCCTGGTACGACGCGATCGATGCCGGCGCCATCGCGTCCTGCTACGTGCAACGCGCCGAGTTTCTGTACAGCGCCCGAAACGGTCGTGAGTACGACGAGATCGCGGAAATGTTTACGGACCTCTACCCCGACGCCTCGGTGCCGAAGAACGCAGGGCGCTGGATCAGCGCGGTGCAACACCGTATGGCCCAGGCCGGGGAGCATCGCAGTGCCTCGGCGGTGGACCTCATCATCGCCGCTACAGCGGCCCACCACGGCTTGGCTGTCCTCCACGACGATGCCGACTACCGCGCTATTGTCCGGCACGCATCCGACGTGACCGAGCACAACGTCCACGACATCGCCTGA
- a CDS encoding PIN domain nuclease, whose product MNAAQFLIDTSALARLLRGEAEQYGWDRAAAAGLIATCPITELEFFYSARSAADRAQGIEDMRLLFGWVPVDDRYYDRAWQVQEVLTQRGQHRSAGAVDLVVAATAELQGLTLLHRDRDFECIAAVTGQALQWYGPEAGK is encoded by the coding sequence GTGAACGCCGCCCAGTTCCTGATCGACACGAGCGCGCTCGCCCGCCTATTGCGCGGCGAAGCGGAGCAGTACGGATGGGACCGGGCGGCAGCCGCCGGGCTCATCGCCACCTGCCCCATCACCGAGCTGGAGTTCTTCTACAGTGCGCGCTCCGCCGCCGACCGCGCACAAGGCATCGAGGACATGCGGCTGCTCTTCGGCTGGGTACCGGTCGACGACCGGTACTACGACCGCGCCTGGCAGGTCCAGGAAGTCCTCACCCAGCGCGGACAGCACCGCAGCGCCGGAGCCGTCGACCTCGTGGTGGCCGCCACGGCCGAGCTGCAGGGACTGACCCTCCTGCACCGGGACCGGGACTTCGAATGCATCGCCGCCGTCACCGGCCAGGCACTCCAGTGGTACGGGCCCGAAGCCGGCAAGTGA
- a CDS encoding type II toxin-antitoxin system VapB family antitoxin, with amino-acid sequence MGRTVIDLDDQLVADVAKALGTSTKKETVNTALREVLENRRRALALTRLRAAAEEGAFDLDLFEDKGNYRR; translated from the coding sequence ATGGGCCGGACAGTGATCGACCTCGATGATCAGCTGGTCGCGGACGTGGCCAAAGCGCTCGGCACCAGCACCAAGAAGGAGACGGTCAACACCGCCCTGCGCGAAGTGCTCGAGAACCGGCGGCGCGCTCTGGCGCTCACCCGCCTGCGCGCCGCGGCGGAGGAAGGCGCCTTCGACCTGGACCTCTTTGAGGACAAGGGGAACTACCGCCGGTGA
- a CDS encoding Scr1 family TA system antitoxin-like transcriptional regulator: MTSPSSSVQEARRALGKRLSEIRLEAGLTKRALASSLGWHESKCSRFESGTRPPSERDLRAWAAACGAESAAEDLVSTARGIEGMYVEWRRMERTGLKQAQESVLPLWERTQRFRIYSPWLIPGPVQTASYITALLTSIRNRRGLIDDVPAAVKVRVEKQQIVYGNHTFAILLEEGALRKRIGGTDVMAGQLGYLLSVMALPSVSLGIIPEDADRSSLWPVEGFFLYDDHTVHVELVSAHLAVTQKHELAPARPVRERGQRPRSYLHDVPPHHRDPEPQRLTAR, translated from the coding sequence ATGACATCGCCATCTTCGAGCGTTCAGGAAGCCCGCAGGGCCCTGGGGAAACGCCTGAGCGAAATCCGGCTCGAAGCCGGGCTGACCAAGCGAGCGTTGGCCAGCAGTCTCGGCTGGCACGAGTCGAAGTGTTCGCGCTTCGAGAGCGGTACGCGTCCGCCCTCGGAGCGCGACCTGCGTGCTTGGGCTGCTGCTTGCGGTGCGGAGAGCGCGGCAGAGGATCTCGTCTCGACAGCCCGCGGCATCGAGGGCATGTACGTCGAGTGGCGCCGGATGGAGCGCACCGGTCTGAAGCAGGCCCAGGAGTCCGTCCTCCCCCTGTGGGAACGCACCCAGCGCTTCCGCATCTACTCGCCGTGGCTCATTCCCGGCCCCGTGCAGACGGCCTCGTACATCACTGCACTGCTCACCTCAATTCGGAACCGTCGCGGCCTCATTGATGACGTTCCGGCGGCCGTCAAGGTGCGTGTGGAGAAGCAGCAGATCGTGTACGGCAACCACACGTTCGCGATACTCCTGGAAGAGGGAGCACTCCGAAAGCGCATAGGCGGAACGGACGTGATGGCCGGTCAACTGGGCTATCTGCTCAGCGTTATGGCACTCCCCTCGGTGAGCCTCGGCATCATTCCTGAAGACGCCGACCGTTCCAGCCTCTGGCCCGTCGAGGGATTCTTCCTGTACGACGACCACACGGTCCACGTCGAACTCGTCTCGGCCCACCTCGCCGTCACGCAGAAGCACGAACTTGCCCCAGCTCGACCAGTTCGAGAACGAGGCCAGAGGCCGCGGAGTTACCTACACGACGTTCCGCCACATCACAGAGATCCTGAACCTCAGCGGCTCACAGCGCGATGA
- a CDS encoding DUF6879 family protein — translation MMRTPTFEELFRDCQRTAVHLEMRDAYMKSDPAFIDWKAGMTLDPAEHWGDWHSIVTEATSRGVEVRRARVVSTPVSEYIRFEYDVTDGLNIAAGEGVRWLSRRDATGLALPGNDSWLFDSSLVLVNHFDGEGENMEVELTEDPEVAKLCESAFEAVWARATPHAEFQSA, via the coding sequence CTGATGAGGACCCCGACGTTTGAGGAACTGTTCCGCGACTGCCAGCGGACGGCCGTCCATCTGGAGATGCGCGACGCCTACATGAAGTCGGACCCGGCCTTCATCGACTGGAAAGCCGGCATGACACTCGACCCGGCCGAACACTGGGGCGACTGGCACAGCATCGTCACCGAGGCCACCTCGCGAGGCGTCGAGGTCCGCCGGGCCCGAGTCGTCTCGACTCCCGTCAGCGAGTACATCCGCTTCGAGTACGACGTGACGGACGGGCTGAACATCGCCGCCGGCGAAGGCGTGCGCTGGCTCTCCCGGCGAGACGCAACGGGCCTCGCGCTTCCGGGCAACGACTCCTGGCTTTTCGACTCCAGCCTCGTTCTCGTCAACCACTTCGACGGCGAAGGCGAGAACATGGAGGTGGAACTCACGGAGGACCCCGAGGTCGCGAAGCTCTGCGAGTCGGCCTTCGAGGCCGTGTGGGCGCGGGCAACACCGCACGCAGAGTTCCAGTCGGCCTGA
- a CDS encoding STAS domain-containing protein, with the protein MSSPPLLNVYRHDTGNRALVILTGEIDLSSAPLVHASLERCLRDGIRAIDVDVTAVTFCDCSGLNAFLYALMHTAAAGGSLQLHHPSPALERLVAITGSGSLFLNLPDAFAGSRPPPWPSPLHQAAHRLAPALPALPALPGGVL; encoded by the coding sequence ATGAGCAGCCCACCCCTCCTGAACGTCTACCGGCACGACACCGGCAATCGGGCGCTGGTCATCCTGACCGGTGAGATCGACCTGAGCTCGGCGCCTCTGGTGCACGCGTCCTTGGAGCGGTGCCTGCGCGACGGCATTCGCGCCATCGACGTCGATGTCACCGCCGTGACCTTCTGCGACTGCAGCGGCCTCAACGCCTTCCTCTACGCCTTGATGCACACCGCCGCGGCCGGAGGATCCCTGCAACTGCACCACCCCAGCCCGGCGTTGGAACGGCTCGTCGCCATCACCGGCTCCGGCTCCCTCTTTCTCAATCTCCCGGACGCCTTCGCCGGGAGCCGGCCGCCCCCGTGGCCCTCTCCCCTGCACCAGGCCGCGCACCGGCTCGCTCCGGCGCTGCCCGCGCTGCCTGCGCTCCCGGGCGGTGTGTTGTGA
- a CDS encoding ATP-binding protein, whose translation MDLAGWEEGQDPLVARPVAVSVAFEGGEEIAAARDVAQGFLVMVQAVHGVPVSKRAMGMVQLVVSELVTNAHKYAPGPCLLDLEISDGAVQVCVWDSSTTLPSVLPADPDRIGQHGLEIVMAVCRSFAVDREPVGKRITVAVVLADDPGGDVAGRQVL comes from the coding sequence ATGGATCTGGCCGGGTGGGAGGAGGGTCAGGATCCGCTGGTAGCGCGTCCGGTAGCGGTTTCCGTTGCGTTCGAGGGTGGTGAGGAGATCGCCGCGGCTCGTGACGTGGCCCAGGGGTTTCTCGTGATGGTGCAGGCGGTGCATGGGGTGCCGGTGTCGAAGCGGGCGATGGGCATGGTGCAGCTGGTGGTGAGCGAATTGGTGACCAACGCCCATAAATACGCGCCGGGTCCGTGCCTGCTGGACCTGGAGATCAGCGATGGTGCCGTGCAGGTTTGTGTGTGGGACAGCAGCACGACGCTGCCCTCGGTGCTGCCGGCCGACCCGGACCGGATCGGTCAGCACGGTCTGGAGATCGTGATGGCGGTGTGCCGGAGCTTTGCTGTTGACCGGGAGCCGGTGGGTAAGCGGATCACCGTGGCCGTGGTACTCGCTGATGATCCCGGTGGGGACGTGGCCGGCCGCCAGGTTCTGTGA
- a CDS encoding gas vesicle protein GvpO, whose translation MSVMRSARAQLAELLGRTPESVTAIGRDGTGWQVDIEVVELERIPDSTSILAVYQVRLDANGLLLGYARSRRYTRGQVDRQ comes from the coding sequence GTGAGCGTGATGCGTAGCGCGCGCGCCCAGCTTGCCGAACTTCTGGGCCGCACACCGGAGTCGGTCACGGCCATCGGCCGCGACGGGACAGGCTGGCAAGTCGACATCGAGGTTGTGGAGCTGGAGCGCATCCCCGATTCCACCAGCATCCTTGCCGTCTACCAGGTGAGGCTGGACGCCAACGGCCTTCTTCTCGGCTACGCCCGCAGCCGCCGCTACACCCGAGGCCAGGTCGACCGGCAATGA
- a CDS encoding GvpL/GvpF family gas vesicle protein: MPLYLYAITDADHPLPVDGATGIGASPAPLRAVRTARVAAVVSQAPAQLRAKRRDLIAHQNVLLMLGAAGAVVPLRFGTLAPDDGAVRRALADQESLFTDRLREVEDRVEFNVKALQDEDTALRDVLRDSAEARRLSALTRDGAGTHDDQVSLGTVVAAGVEALQEQHARDIARRLEPLAHRVAAGDPTGEVFLNLSLLIERGQADAFAASVGQVAESLGHGLELRVTGPLPPYSFV; the protein is encoded by the coding sequence ATGCCGCTCTACCTCTATGCGATCACGGACGCCGACCACCCGCTGCCGGTCGACGGGGCCACCGGAATCGGGGCGTCGCCCGCGCCCTTGCGGGCGGTACGCACTGCCCGGGTGGCCGCCGTCGTCAGCCAGGCGCCGGCACAACTACGCGCCAAACGACGGGATCTGATCGCCCATCAGAATGTGCTGTTGATGCTCGGTGCCGCAGGTGCCGTGGTGCCCCTGCGCTTCGGCACACTCGCCCCCGACGACGGCGCGGTGCGCCGCGCGCTGGCGGATCAGGAGTCGTTGTTCACCGATCGGCTCCGAGAGGTCGAGGACCGCGTCGAGTTCAACGTCAAGGCCCTGCAGGACGAGGACACCGCCCTGCGGGATGTCCTGCGCGACAGTGCCGAAGCCCGACGCCTGAGCGCCCTCACCCGGGACGGCGCTGGGACGCACGACGACCAGGTGTCCCTCGGCACGGTCGTCGCCGCCGGGGTCGAGGCGCTACAGGAGCAGCACGCCCGGGACATCGCCCGCCGACTGGAGCCGCTGGCCCACCGCGTCGCCGCGGGTGATCCGACGGGCGAGGTCTTCCTGAACCTGAGCCTGTTGATCGAACGCGGGCAGGCGGATGCGTTCGCCGCGTCCGTGGGCCAGGTTGCCGAGAGCCTCGGGCACGGGTTGGAACTCCGGGTGACCGGCCCTCTCCCGCCCTACAGCTTCGTCTGA
- a CDS encoding gas vesicle protein GvpG, translated as MGLLGSLLGLPLAPLHGVAWVLEQVVQEAERQYADPAPIHNELAELEADLLAGRITEEEFGLREDELLDRLEEIASGNGADLVDFEGSALQEGSP; from the coding sequence ATGGGTCTGCTGGGCAGCCTGCTCGGCCTGCCACTGGCTCCGCTGCACGGGGTCGCCTGGGTGCTGGAACAGGTGGTGCAGGAGGCGGAGCGGCAGTATGCCGACCCGGCTCCCATCCACAATGAACTGGCCGAACTGGAGGCTGATCTGCTGGCCGGCCGCATCACCGAGGAGGAGTTCGGCCTTCGGGAGGACGAACTCCTGGATCGTCTGGAAGAGATCGCCTCTGGCAACGGCGCGGATCTGGTCGACTTCGAAGGTTCGGCACTACAGGAAGGCTCCCCGTGA
- a CDS encoding gas vesicle protein gives MTDALVRRTGAPSPQPGGAGNLADILERVLDKGVVIAGDIKINLLDIELLTIKLRLLIVSVDTAREMGIDWWEHDPTLSSRAVRPAPSPDLARAEELAVENARLLAELQSLNARLKEPDAL, from the coding sequence GTGACCGACGCCCTCGTGCGGCGAACAGGTGCTCCGTCGCCCCAGCCGGGCGGCGCAGGCAATCTGGCCGACATCCTGGAGCGCGTCCTCGACAAAGGGGTCGTGATCGCAGGAGACATCAAGATCAACCTGCTCGACATCGAACTCCTCACCATCAAACTGCGGTTGCTCATCGTCTCGGTCGACACCGCGCGCGAGATGGGCATCGACTGGTGGGAGCACGACCCGACGCTGTCCTCTCGTGCCGTACGTCCCGCCCCGTCACCCGACCTCGCCCGCGCGGAGGAACTCGCCGTGGAGAACGCCCGACTTCTCGCCGAACTCCAGTCGCTCAACGCCCGGTTGAAGGAACCCGATGCTCTCTGA